From Sporolactobacillus pectinivorans:
CAGCAGCCGGAGCCATTGCCGACCCCATATTGTTTGCATCGCCAATACCCCAGTCGATCACCCGGCCAATCGTCGCTTCCTTCACCCTGACTTTTCCCGGTTCCTTTGTCACAATCGTCGCACCGGCACCCGTTACGGTAAATGTCTGAGTCTGGTTCATCGGTCCGCCATACTCGGTGGGATAGCGAAACTGCCGCTCCGCTGTTGCATTATGGCTGCTGACTGCACACAATACATTGTCCGCAAAGCCACTGTCCACCAGCTGTGCTCCAGCAGCCAGCGTTTCCATCGATGTCGAACAGGCACCGAACATGCCTAGAAAAGGGATACGGTTTTCTCTGGCAATAAAATTTGAGGTCACGGTCTGATCCATCAAGTCACCCGCCAGAAATAAATCCATGTCACCTTCTTTTTTTCCGGCTTTGGCCAGGCAAAAAGAAATGGCTCGTCTCATGAGCGCGCGCTCTGCTTCAACCCAGTTTTTCTCGCCACAGTCTAATGTGCTGTATTCTTTATCAAAGTTTCCCGACAGCGGTCCGCGGGATTCCAGCGGACCGACCGCTGTTCCCGTCGAGGCNATCAAAGCGACAGCGGTCCGCGGGATTCCAGCGGACCGACCGCTGTTCCCGTCGAGGCCAGATAAATCGGGCGATCAAACCGCCAGGTCTGTTTTCTTAATTTACTCAAAAAACACGCCTCCTGTCAGAATACCTGCTCGATGAAGAGCCGGACAACGCCAAGCACAGCTGCAGAGACAACGCCAAACACGATGACTTCCCCGGCCAGCGAGAACATGTTGGTGGCAATGCCCAGAACAACGCCTTCGCTTTTATGCTCCAGAGCAGCACTTGTAATCGAATTAGCAAACCCTGTGACTGGCACGATGGATCCGGCACCGGCGAAACGGGCGATTTTATCATAAACGCCAAATCCCGTCATCAAGGCTGAAAGGAGAATAAGCGTTGCCACTGTCGGATTGCCGGCTGACTGTTTGGTAAAATGGAAAAACGAGATATAAAAAGCCTGAATAAACTGGCCGGCCAGGCAAATCAGCCCGCCCGCAAGAAAGGCACGGACACAATTTGATATGTAGGGAACTTTGGGCTGAAAAGGTTTAATATTTTTACTGTAGTTTTTCGGATCATTAAGCATGTGATCTGCCTCCTCATTAATCTGCTGAAGGATAGTATCTGCCATTCCGCAAAAAAATATGAATCAGTAAAACTAAGGTGGACTGGATTCTAGTCAGCTTTAGACCGTTTTCCTTATTTTTAACAGCAAAAAAAAGAGACTGCCGGAGAGACAGTCCCAGTATAACCTGAGTTTTCCAAGGAATAACTTATTCAGCCATCTGGCTTTTGATTTCTTCAAGGATCTTCTTTTCCAGCCGCGAGACCTGAACTTGGGAAATACCCAGCCGGGCGGCAACTTCAGTTTGTGTCTGATCTTTGAAATACCGCAGATAAACGATCAGTTTTTCGCGGTCATCGAGTTGCTCCACAGCTTCGCGAATCACCATTTTATCAAACCAGTTTCCGCTTTCTCCATCAGAGATCTGATCGAGGATGGTGATCGGATCACCATCATTCTCAAAAACCGTTTCATGGATTGAGGAGGGCGCCCGGATAGCTTCCTGCGAAAGAACAATTTCTTCAGGTGAGAGTTCAAGAGCATCTGCCAGTTCATGGATTGTCGGATTCCTGCCAAGTTTTTTCGACAGTTCATCCCTCTTCTTCCTGACCTTGATTCCCGTTTCCTTCAATGAACGGCTGACTTTCACTGCACCGTCGTCACGGATAAACCGTTGAATCTCGCCGATGATCATCGGAACAGCATAAGTCGAAAACTTCACATCAAACTTCAGATCAAATTTATCAACAGATTTGAGCAGTCCGATACAGCCAATCTGGAACAAATCGTCCGGTTCATACCCCCGGTTGACGAAACGCTGGACGACAGACCATACAAGCCTCATGTTCTTCTGTACCAGGCGGTCCCGCGCATCGTGATCACCGGACTGGCTGCGCTTTATCAGCTGTTTTACCTCTTTGTCATCAAGCAACTGCTCTCTTGCTCCAATTTTATGATCAAGCTCCATATGCATGTCTCCCTACTTGCATGCCGCTCTGTTATGG
This genomic window contains:
- the spoVAD gene encoding stage V sporulation protein AD, with the translated sequence MPRTAVALXASTGTAVGPLESRGPLSGNFDKEYSTLDCGEKNWVEAERALMRRAISFCLAKAGKKEGDMDLFLAGDLMDQTVTSNFIARENRIPFLGMFGACSTSMETLAAGAQLVDSGFADNVLCAVSSHNATAERQFRYPTEYGGPMNQTQTFTVTGAGATIVTKEPGKVRVKEATIGRVIDWGIGDANNMGSAMAPAAADTIWTHFQDTGRKPEDYDLIVTGDLSSVGSPILKQLLFEKGLDISKEHQDCGLMIYSPEQPVNAGGSGCACSAVVTYGYLFKRLAEGSLRRVFVVATGALLNSATPKQKDTIPCIAHGVVLESAKEERR
- the spoVAC gene encoding stage V sporulation protein AC, whose amino-acid sequence is MLNDPKNYSKNIKPFQPKVPYISNCVRAFLAGGLICLAGQFIQAFYISFFHFTKQSAGNPTVATLILLSALMTGFGVYDKIARFAGAGSIVPVTGFANSITSAALEHKSEGVVLGIATNMFSLAGEVIVFGVVSAAVLGVVRLFIEQVF
- the sigF gene encoding RNA polymerase sporulation sigma factor SigF, which codes for MELDHKIGAREQLLDDKEVKQLIKRSQSGDHDARDRLVQKNMRLVWSVVQRFVNRGYEPDDLFQIGCIGLLKSVDKFDLKFDVKFSTYAVPMIIGEIQRFIRDDGAVKVSRSLKETGIKVRKKRDELSKKLGRNPTIHELADALELSPEEIVLSQEAIRAPSSIHETVFENDGDPITILDQISDGESGNWFDKMVIREAVEQLDDREKLIVYLRYFKDQTQTEVAARLGISQVQVSRLEKKILEEIKSQMAE